A region of Maribacter algicola DNA encodes the following proteins:
- a CDS encoding family 16 glycoside hydrolase encodes MFIIWQGGKPSNFELKLDYRISEDSNSGINYRSESINTIPNTFKGYQVDIDGKNDYTGQIYEERKRTALAFQGGKVYVNPLINLKKKFFGS; translated from the coding sequence ATGTTCATTATTTGGCAGGGTGGCAAACCCAGTAACTTTGAGCTAAAATTGGATTACCGCATCAGTGAAGACAGTAATAGTGGAATAAATTATAGGAGTGAGTCCATAAATACAATTCCAAATACTTTTAAGGGATACCAAGTCGATATTGATGGAAAAAACGACTATACCGGTCAAATTTATGAAGAGAGAAAAAGGACCGCCTTAGCGTTTCAAGGTGGAAAAGTATATGTGAATCCGCTAATAAATTTGAAAAAAAAGTTCTTTGGCAGCTAA
- a CDS encoding amidohydrolase family protein, translating to MKRRKFLKKTSNFALATALTPNTHAMELLSLQKDLNIPIIDTHQHLWDINRFKLKWPVPPIDNQSFLIPEYKKAVEVLNFVKSIYMEVDVPSHQRREEAIFAQEICKDPDNNTLKAVICANPSEASFRVFMKEFIGNRYIKGVRCRFASVGDMVSSTTIANLQWLGDQGLSFDLGILPAWLGEAENLVKACPETTFILNHCGNADPIAFFPNNVKRPRPPRCDAKAWKRNILNLGSYSNIYCKISGIISHVREFELSAELLRIPVEHCLDSFDDDKVIFASDWPVCLYNMSLEKWVNTLKTIVKSRTVIQQRKLFHDNAAYLYKV from the coding sequence ATGAAACGCAGAAAATTTTTAAAAAAGACCTCAAATTTTGCTTTAGCGACCGCCCTAACGCCTAACACTCATGCCATGGAATTATTAAGTCTGCAAAAAGATTTGAATATACCAATCATTGACACCCATCAGCACCTTTGGGATATTAATCGTTTCAAATTAAAATGGCCTGTTCCTCCTATCGACAATCAAAGTTTCTTGATTCCGGAATATAAAAAAGCTGTCGAAGTTCTGAACTTTGTAAAGTCCATCTACATGGAAGTTGATGTTCCATCCCATCAGAGAAGGGAAGAAGCCATTTTTGCTCAAGAAATATGTAAAGACCCGGATAATAACACACTAAAGGCCGTGATTTGCGCCAATCCCTCAGAAGCAAGTTTTAGGGTTTTTATGAAAGAATTTATTGGTAATAGGTATATTAAGGGCGTAAGATGCAGGTTCGCTTCGGTTGGCGACATGGTTTCATCAACAACTATAGCAAACTTACAATGGTTGGGAGACCAGGGTCTGTCCTTTGATTTGGGCATTTTGCCTGCCTGGTTGGGAGAAGCTGAAAATTTAGTCAAAGCCTGTCCAGAAACCACATTTATCCTAAACCATTGTGGAAATGCGGACCCTATCGCTTTCTTTCCAAACAACGTAAAACGACCCAGACCCCCAAGATGTGATGCCAAGGCATGGAAAAGGAATATATTAAACCTTGGTTCTTACAGCAATATCTATTGCAAGATATCAGGGATTATTTCTCATGTTCGTGAATTTGAACTTTCGGCTGAATTACTTAGAATTCCAGTAGAACACTGCCTTGATTCCTTTGATGATGACAAAGTTATTTTTGCCAGTGATTGGCCCGTTTGCCTTTATAATATGAGCCTAGAAAAATGGGTAAATACCCTGAAAACCATTGTAAAATCTAGAACTGTTATCCAACAAAGAAAACTTTTTCATGACAATGCAGCTTATCTTTATAAAGTCTGA
- a CDS encoding sulfatase, giving the protein MTVKSELTFLLVLLGIFGGCNPHKKTKEQHNPSKPNVLFIAVDDLNDWIGALGGHPQAKTPNIDKLARRGVLFTNAQCQAPVCNPSRVSIMTSLYPSTTGIYFLNPDISESPMADKTVVMPRRFQQEGYHVSGAGKLFHNAEGINERHIPNYAGQFGGFGPMPKEKISTFPGHPLWDWGVYPESDDQMPDYKIADWAEEELTGKREQPFWMGIGFYRPHVPQFVPQKWFDMYPLESLELPKTISGDLKDISSYGSDITRLEHVSPTHEWVLKNDEWKPLVQSYLACISFVDEQVGRVLTALDERAYGENTYVVLLSDHGFHIGEKERHAKRSLWEDGTRVPLIIMGPGIPEGKVCKKPVQLLDIYPTLLELCNLEPDSSHEGNSLIPLLQNTEIDWPYYSRTSFGPGNYAIVSENYRFIQYNDGSEEFYDHTKDAEEWYNEINNQVYSEIIEKHRAQIPKAYHEILGKESTGHLSYMASEKNKKTRN; this is encoded by the coding sequence ATGACCGTGAAATCAGAACTTACATTCCTGCTAGTGCTTCTAGGCATATTCGGTGGGTGCAACCCTCACAAAAAGACGAAAGAACAACACAACCCCAGCAAACCGAATGTGCTTTTTATTGCAGTGGACGACCTTAACGATTGGATAGGTGCACTTGGGGGGCATCCACAAGCCAAAACCCCTAATATAGACAAGCTTGCACGTCGTGGTGTGCTATTTACCAATGCCCAGTGTCAAGCTCCGGTCTGTAATCCATCAAGGGTCAGTATAATGACATCACTCTATCCCAGCACTACAGGAATTTATTTTCTAAATCCTGATATTTCGGAATCACCCATGGCCGACAAGACAGTAGTGATGCCGAGACGATTTCAACAGGAAGGGTATCATGTTTCCGGAGCGGGTAAGCTTTTCCATAATGCCGAAGGAATAAATGAGAGACACATTCCAAATTATGCAGGCCAATTTGGGGGATTTGGCCCAATGCCTAAAGAAAAAATAAGCACATTTCCCGGACATCCGCTCTGGGATTGGGGCGTTTATCCGGAAAGCGATGACCAAATGCCCGATTATAAAATTGCAGATTGGGCCGAGGAAGAACTGACTGGGAAACGCGAACAACCGTTCTGGATGGGCATTGGTTTTTACCGCCCACACGTGCCGCAATTTGTCCCACAAAAATGGTTTGATATGTACCCCTTGGAATCCCTTGAGCTTCCAAAAACCATATCTGGAGATTTGAAGGATATATCGTCTTATGGTTCAGATATTACGCGGTTAGAGCATGTATCCCCCACCCACGAATGGGTTTTAAAAAACGATGAATGGAAGCCCCTGGTTCAATCTTATCTGGCTTGCATAAGCTTTGTGGATGAACAGGTAGGGCGCGTTCTTACTGCATTGGATGAAAGGGCTTATGGAGAAAATACGTATGTGGTTCTGCTCAGCGACCATGGGTTCCATATCGGTGAAAAAGAACGTCACGCCAAACGTAGCCTTTGGGAAGACGGCACACGGGTTCCCTTGATCATCATGGGGCCAGGCATTCCCGAAGGGAAAGTATGCAAGAAACCCGTTCAGTTATTGGATATTTATCCCACATTACTGGAGTTGTGCAACCTTGAACCAGATTCAAGCCATGAAGGAAATTCACTGATTCCCTTACTACAAAATACTGAAATTGATTGGCCGTATTACTCAAGAACCAGTTTTGGTCCCGGTAATTACGCCATTGTATCGGAAAACTATCGCTTTATTCAATATAATGATGGTTCCGAAGAATTTTATGACCACACCAAAGATGCCGAAGAGTGGTATAATGAAATCAACAATCAAGTCTACAGCGAAATAATTGAAAAGCATAGGGCACAAATCCCAAAAGCCTATCATGAAATCCTGGGAAAGGAATCAACTGGCCACCTATCCTATATGGCATCCGAAAAGAACAAAAAGACTAGAAATTAG
- a CDS encoding EthD family reductase, producing MKKGMIKLSALYPKKEGSYFNMEYYCNTHTPMVARLLGEAMKHSAVEKGVSAFERDSESPFMAMGHLYFDSVDEMHKAFEPYLDEIMGDIQNYTNVQPYFQISEVMI from the coding sequence ATGAAAAAAGGAATGATCAAACTGAGCGCCCTATACCCAAAAAAAGAAGGTAGCTATTTTAATATGGAATACTATTGCAATACCCATACGCCCATGGTGGCCAGGTTATTGGGGGAAGCTATGAAACACTCTGCCGTGGAAAAAGGGGTAAGTGCTTTTGAAAGAGACTCAGAGAGTCCTTTTATGGCCATGGGACACCTATATTTTGACTCCGTGGATGAGATGCACAAGGCATTTGAACCTTATTTAGACGAAATTATGGGCGATATACAGAATTACACCAACGTACAACCTTATTTTCAAATAAGTGAAGTTATGATCTAA
- a CDS encoding alpha-L-rhamnosidase, with translation MKKKLFWKLDLERILLALSMHPNLISMFGRLLLVVFVIQLCASSCEKQTDVSVLHTVDLCSLCDVPFSFSWDIQSPTKNEQKAYQIVVYSEPENMSKAIFDSGKVESAQQLHIPYSGDSLNGGLKYYSKVRIWDKNNLVSDWSKEMEIIAPLNHSKDWKAKWITYNYAKDSALPLFRKEFQLDIEKEIDFARLYVAAPGFFEAYLNGEKIGDHVLDPAQTNYEDYTFYTGLNIAKERLGELNVLGIMLGNGWYNQNVVWNDSMIYGQPVFSAEIEVYFKDGSKKIIISDNSWKWKPGPITFSNIYAGEFYDARKEAGDWFAYTANTSWENALIGKEHPTKLIEQFAEPIKVMDSIYPKAIISQPDGTYIFDFGQNFTGWNRLKIDGEQGQEITIRMAEELSEDGRMDFRSTGVSATKVIQTEKYICKGGDSLEIWEPRFTYHGFRYAEVGGLDKTPTKDLLTGMVIYSAMENTGKLNTSESNVNKLHELTVHTLRGNLQGIPTDCPHREKCGWTGDAHAMAKTLMYNYNAKKFLTKYLFDMRSSGREEKKELYFGTNFHDRSMVTKPKGITTMIAPGRRTSGTASPDWGTAVVQIPWYLYVHYGDDSVLKEFYNDMKTWVDFVHSKKEDGVIVHGLGDWCPPGGNVNIDCPVPISSTAFHILDVDILSKTAKTLGFSSDEIKYTQMKNELSEAFNNAFLDKGTLSYGSQTANCLALDIGIVPKSYRKDVAASIVLDSHENFNDFINTGIFGIARIFKVLSENGFEKEAYDLLVKKGNNSFEAMWNHYNATTLWEVLPTTIGEAGSDIFETMAKKSHSHPMQGGFDAWFFSGIGGINPTIEDPGFKSIVFKPYLTQYIENSDISYKSASGTIKSRWTHQKDAFIWNVTIPNNCNGSIYVPNYDKAVSITNNGKPVDHIKNENGFSYIGDFGSGTYTIVVKNRV, from the coding sequence ATGAAAAAGAAGCTATTTTGGAAATTGGATCTGGAACGTATTCTTTTAGCTTTAAGTATGCACCCTAATCTGATATCTATGTTCGGTAGGCTTTTGTTGGTTGTATTTGTAATACAATTATGTGCTTCAAGTTGCGAAAAACAAACGGATGTATCGGTTTTGCACACTGTTGACCTTTGCAGTCTTTGTGATGTTCCATTTTCATTTAGTTGGGATATACAATCGCCTACAAAAAATGAACAAAAGGCATATCAAATTGTTGTGTATTCTGAACCGGAAAATATGTCAAAAGCGATTTTTGATTCTGGGAAGGTCGAGAGTGCGCAGCAGCTTCACATACCCTATTCCGGAGATTCTTTGAACGGGGGTCTAAAGTATTACTCCAAGGTCCGGATATGGGACAAAAACAATTTAGTTTCAGATTGGAGCAAGGAAATGGAGATAATAGCACCGCTCAACCACTCCAAGGATTGGAAGGCGAAATGGATTACCTATAATTATGCAAAAGATTCGGCTCTGCCTCTTTTTCGAAAGGAGTTTCAATTGGATATTGAAAAAGAAATAGATTTTGCAAGACTTTATGTGGCTGCCCCCGGTTTTTTTGAGGCTTATTTAAATGGAGAAAAAATTGGGGATCATGTATTGGACCCAGCACAGACAAACTATGAAGATTACACCTTTTATACGGGTCTGAATATTGCCAAGGAACGACTTGGAGAACTAAACGTTTTGGGGATTATGTTGGGCAATGGTTGGTACAATCAGAATGTAGTCTGGAACGACTCTATGATTTATGGGCAACCTGTGTTTTCAGCAGAGATTGAAGTTTATTTTAAAGATGGTTCAAAAAAAATTATCATTTCGGATAATTCGTGGAAATGGAAACCAGGACCTATTACTTTTTCAAATATCTACGCTGGAGAATTTTACGATGCCCGCAAAGAAGCTGGCGATTGGTTTGCATACACTGCCAATACATCATGGGAAAATGCCCTTATTGGTAAAGAGCATCCTACCAAGCTAATTGAACAATTTGCGGAACCCATAAAAGTTATGGATTCCATCTATCCAAAAGCAATAATCTCGCAGCCTGATGGTACCTATATTTTTGATTTTGGTCAAAATTTTACCGGATGGAACCGATTAAAAATCGACGGAGAGCAGGGACAGGAGATAACCATTCGGATGGCAGAAGAATTGAGTGAAGATGGACGAATGGATTTTAGATCTACTGGGGTAAGTGCAACCAAGGTAATTCAGACGGAAAAATACATATGTAAGGGTGGCGATTCCTTGGAAATTTGGGAACCCCGTTTTACATATCATGGTTTCAGATATGCTGAAGTTGGAGGATTGGATAAAACTCCAACAAAAGACTTGTTGACTGGAATGGTAATTTATTCAGCTATGGAGAATACGGGCAAACTCAATACCTCAGAATCAAATGTCAATAAATTACATGAATTAACGGTACACACACTAAGGGGCAATCTACAGGGTATCCCTACGGACTGTCCCCATCGCGAAAAATGTGGTTGGACAGGGGACGCACATGCCATGGCAAAAACCTTGATGTATAATTACAACGCCAAGAAGTTCTTGACCAAATATTTGTTTGATATGCGTTCTTCTGGCCGTGAAGAAAAAAAGGAACTTTACTTTGGAACCAACTTTCACGACAGGAGCATGGTTACTAAACCAAAAGGTATTACAACCATGATAGCCCCTGGAAGAAGGACCAGTGGAACAGCAAGCCCGGACTGGGGCACCGCCGTAGTTCAAATTCCATGGTATTTGTATGTGCACTATGGCGATGATAGTGTTTTAAAAGAGTTTTACAATGATATGAAAACTTGGGTGGATTTTGTTCATTCCAAAAAGGAGGACGGAGTCATTGTTCACGGACTTGGAGACTGGTGTCCGCCAGGAGGCAATGTCAATATTGATTGCCCAGTTCCAATAAGCTCCACGGCGTTTCACATTTTGGATGTTGATATTTTAAGTAAAACGGCCAAAACTCTGGGATTCTCTTCGGATGAAATAAAGTACACCCAAATGAAAAATGAACTTTCCGAAGCTTTTAATAATGCTTTTCTAGACAAAGGCACGCTTTCCTATGGTAGCCAGACGGCTAATTGTTTAGCGCTGGACATTGGTATAGTACCAAAATCATACCGAAAAGATGTCGCCGCTAGCATTGTTTTGGATAGTCATGAAAATTTTAATGACTTTATTAATACGGGTATTTTTGGGATTGCAAGAATTTTTAAGGTACTTTCTGAAAATGGTTTTGAGAAGGAGGCGTATGACCTACTGGTGAAAAAGGGGAACAATAGCTTTGAAGCCATGTGGAATCACTACAACGCAACGACCCTTTGGGAGGTGCTTCCAACGACCATTGGTGAAGCAGGCTCTGATATTTTTGAAACAATGGCTAAAAAAAGTCATAGTCACCCCATGCAAGGAGGTTTTGATGCTTGGTTTTTCTCAGGAATCGGAGGTATCAATCCAACAATTGAAGATCCAGGTTTCAAAAGCATTGTATTCAAACCGTATTTGACCCAATACATTGAAAATTCCGATATTTCTTATAAATCTGCGTCTGGAACCATAAAAAGTAGGTGGACTCATCAAAAAGATGCCTTCATATGGAACGTTACAATCCCAAATAATTGTAATGGGAGCATTTATGTGCCAAATTATGATAAAGCCGTTTCCATTACCAACAATGGAAAGCCAGTTGATCACATTAAAAATGAAAATGGTTTTTCATATATCGGAGATTTTGGTTCTGGCACGTATACCATTGTCGTAAAGAATAGGGTTTAA
- a CDS encoding alpha-L-rhamnosidase produces MKLTQNTFICLIIKIAILCFGFNRITANTAPQKDLLNPKELRVEYLENPMGITVLSPRFSWLLEGNGRNRSQSAYQILVSSSKKNLEEDQGDTWDSGKVSSHDTNQIVYAGDNLISNTDYYWKVKIWDESNQESEWSEPGHWSMGLLNFSDWQGQFISHDVGYDTTDKYDSLYLPPARYLRKSFQITKKVKRATVYSTALGLYELRLNGEKVGDDYFAPGWTDYNERLYYQTHDITNSIKQGDNAIGAVIADGWYAGYIGYALLVRLDKVREFYGVNPSFMGQLHIQYEDGTEEVLATDSTWKSNEGPVREADILMGEKYDARLEHSGWDTPGYDDQGWKTPKVYTYPDGKLEAHPSSLIKNIERLRPVKITEPEPGTYIFDLGKNFAGIAELKVEGPAGTEVRLRFGEILKQDGNIQTENLRLARATDTYILKGEGVEVWQPKFTYHGFQYVEVTGYPGKPSLDAITGIVLSSIKTDASTFKTSNEMNNTLYENIKTTQEANFFDIPTDCPQRDERLGWTGDAQTYMRSATYNADVASFMTKFLVDLDDAQRWYGAYPNFAPFPYSRPNQYSPAWMDAGIIIPYNMYKVYNDKRILEFMYKGMEKFMEFQADASTDFIRPGGGNNWGDWLAVDEETSKGYIGASFYGYDAKLMAEIAEVLGRTQDAQKYRVLFENIKKAFSEKYILPDGRTTEDTQTTYALALYFDLFPENLAEKGAARLAEKIEKNSFKFSSGFLGTKHVMLALSKYGYHDLAYKLFKQTEYPSWGYSVENGSTSIWERWNSYTKNDAENSDLNAKMNSFSHYAFGSVAEWMFLHAVGIGTEDGGYRNIRIKPVISKEVDFINGSYKSINGTIASSWKWQGNKVLMTVDIPVNTKAKVHIPIENISDLREGNKKLAKVPSIKVVATNEKEAILEIGSGTYSFSFKYAP; encoded by the coding sequence CACTGCACCACAAAAAGATTTACTTAATCCAAAAGAACTTCGCGTAGAATATTTGGAAAATCCAATGGGTATTACAGTTTTAAGCCCTAGGTTCAGTTGGCTTCTTGAGGGAAATGGGAGAAATAGATCCCAATCGGCATATCAAATTCTTGTTTCATCTTCAAAGAAAAATTTGGAAGAAGACCAAGGCGATACTTGGGATAGTGGAAAAGTAAGTTCGCATGATACAAACCAAATAGTCTATGCGGGAGATAATCTTATTTCAAATACGGATTACTACTGGAAGGTGAAGATTTGGGACGAATCCAACCAAGAATCTGAATGGAGCGAACCTGGTCACTGGTCTATGGGCCTTCTGAATTTTTCTGATTGGCAAGGACAGTTCATCAGTCATGATGTGGGTTATGACACTACGGATAAATACGATAGCCTTTATCTTCCCCCGGCAAGATATCTCAGAAAGTCATTTCAGATAACAAAGAAAGTAAAAAGGGCGACGGTATATTCCACTGCACTTGGACTTTATGAGCTAAGGCTCAATGGCGAGAAAGTAGGCGATGATTACTTTGCACCCGGCTGGACGGATTATAACGAACGCCTATACTACCAAACCCATGATATAACAAATTCCATAAAGCAAGGGGATAATGCCATTGGTGCCGTAATCGCTGATGGATGGTATGCCGGTTATATAGGCTATGCCTTATTGGTACGGTTGGATAAGGTGCGGGAATTTTACGGGGTGAACCCCTCTTTTATGGGGCAATTGCATATTCAATACGAAGATGGTACTGAAGAAGTGTTGGCAACAGATTCAACATGGAAATCCAATGAAGGGCCCGTTCGCGAGGCGGATATTTTGATGGGGGAAAAGTACGATGCCAGATTGGAGCATTCCGGCTGGGATACTCCCGGTTATGATGACCAAGGTTGGAAAACCCCAAAGGTATACACCTATCCAGATGGAAAACTTGAGGCGCACCCAAGTAGTTTAATAAAGAATATTGAGCGATTAAGACCGGTTAAAATAACCGAACCAGAACCTGGAACTTATATTTTTGATTTAGGAAAGAATTTTGCCGGTATCGCAGAATTAAAAGTGGAAGGCCCAGCTGGGACCGAAGTTCGTTTGCGTTTTGGTGAAATTTTAAAACAAGACGGGAACATACAGACCGAGAACCTTCGGCTAGCCAGAGCTACCGATACCTATATTCTAAAAGGGGAAGGGGTCGAGGTTTGGCAGCCAAAGTTTACCTATCACGGTTTTCAATATGTGGAGGTTACCGGATATCCTGGAAAGCCCAGCTTGGACGCTATCACAGGTATAGTTTTGAGTTCTATTAAAACGGATGCCAGTACGTTCAAGACCTCCAATGAAATGAACAATACGCTATATGAGAACATAAAGACAACACAGGAGGCTAATTTTTTTGACATTCCTACAGATTGTCCCCAACGTGATGAACGCTTGGGTTGGACGGGCGACGCACAGACCTATATGCGTTCCGCGACCTACAATGCTGATGTTGCTAGTTTTATGACCAAATTCTTAGTTGACCTTGACGATGCACAGCGCTGGTATGGAGCCTATCCAAATTTTGCGCCTTTTCCCTACTCAAGGCCCAATCAGTACTCCCCTGCATGGATGGATGCAGGTATCATCATACCCTATAACATGTACAAGGTCTATAATGATAAGCGTATTTTGGAATTTATGTACAAGGGCATGGAAAAGTTCATGGAGTTTCAAGCCGATGCAAGTACGGACTTTATACGACCTGGTGGAGGAAATAACTGGGGCGATTGGCTTGCGGTGGATGAAGAGACAAGTAAAGGGTACATTGGTGCATCCTTCTATGGCTATGATGCCAAGTTGATGGCTGAGATTGCAGAAGTGTTGGGTCGTACGCAAGATGCCCAAAAATACCGCGTTCTGTTTGAGAATATTAAAAAGGCATTTTCTGAGAAATACATTTTGCCAGATGGCAGAACTACCGAAGATACGCAGACCACCTATGCCCTTGCCCTGTATTTTGACCTATTCCCGGAAAATTTGGCGGAGAAAGGAGCGGCAAGATTGGCAGAAAAAATCGAGAAAAATAGCTTCAAATTTTCGAGTGGGTTCCTAGGTACAAAACATGTGATGTTGGCCCTGTCCAAATATGGGTATCACGATTTGGCCTACAAGCTGTTCAAACAAACGGAGTATCCCAGTTGGGGGTATTCAGTGGAAAATGGTAGCACTTCCATTTGGGAACGCTGGAATAGCTACACCAAAAATGACGCAGAAAATTCCGATCTAAATGCGAAGATGAATTCTTTCAGCCATTACGCTTTTGGCTCCGTAGCTGAGTGGATGTTCCTGCATGCCGTGGGTATCGGTACGGAAGATGGCGGCTATCGAAACATTCGGATAAAACCCGTCATAAGCAAGGAAGTCGATTTTATAAATGGAAGCTACAAGAGCATCAATGGCACTATAGCCTCATCTTGGAAATGGCAAGGTAACAAGGTTCTCATGACCGTAGACATTCCAGTGAATACGAAAGCAAAAGTCCATATCCCTATTGAGAATATTTCTGATTTAAGAGAGGGAAATAAAAAATTAGCCAAAGTACCTTCAATTAAAGTTGTAGCAACAAATGAAAAAGAAGCTATTTTGGAAATTGGATCTGGAACGTATTCTTTTAGCTTTAAGTATGCACCCTAA